A window of Nicotiana tabacum cultivar K326 chromosome 24, ASM71507v2, whole genome shotgun sequence contains these coding sequences:
- the LOC107821383 gene encoding secoisolariciresinol dehydrogenase-like, protein MASASFLSTIGKRLEGKVAIVTGGASGIGEATAKLFSEHGAKVVIADVQDELGNSVSNALGSPSHSIYIHCEVTNEDHVQNAVDRTISTFGKLDIIICNAGISDETKPRIIDNMKEDFERVLSINVTGVFLSMKHAARVMVPTRSGCIISTASVSSRVGAAASHAYCSSKHAVLGLTKNLAVELGQFGIRVNCLSPYAMVTPLAVKVVGLENEAFEKALSSAGNLQGVTLKVDDVAKAALFLASDDAKYISGHNLFIDGGFTVYNPSLGMFKYPES, encoded by the exons ATGGCTTCTGCTTCATTTCTTTCAACAATCGGCAAAAG GCTAGAGGGGAAAGTTGCGATTGTAACCGGAGGGGCTAGTGGCATCGGTGAAGCAACTGCAAAGCTCTTCTCTGAACATGGAGCCAAAGTGGTTATTGCTGATGTACAAGATGAACTCGGCAACTCAGTTAGCAACGCCCTTGGAAGCCCATCACACTCCATTTACATTCACTGCGAGGTGACAAACGAAGATCATGTCCAAAACGCCGTCGATAGAACCATCTCCACATTCGGAAAACTCGACATCATAATCTGCAATGCTGGCATATCCGACGAGACCAAGCCAAGAATCATCGACAACATGAAGGAAGATTTCGAACGGGTGCTCAGTATAAACGTGACGGGAGTTTTCTTGAGCATGAAGCATGCCGCTCGTGTCATGGTCCCGACACGTAGCGGTTGCATCATCTCCACTGCCAGCGTAAGCTCCAGAGTCGGAGCTGCAGCATCACATGCATACTGCAGCTCCAAACACGCCGTGTTGGGGCTTACGAAAAATCTGGCAGTGGAGCTGGGACAATTTGGTATACGCGTGAATTGCTTGTCACCCTACGCGATGGTTACGCCGTTGGCGGTGAAGGTTGTGGGGCTTGAGAATGAAGCGTTTGAGAAGGCGTTGAGTTCGGCTGGGAACCTTCAAGGAGTGACATTAAAGGTGGACGATGTTGCAAAAGCAGCACTGTTCTTGGCTAGTGATGATGCTAAATATATCAGTGGGCACAATTTATTCATTGATGGTGGATTCACTGTGTATAATCCATCACTAGGCATGTTCAAATATCCAGAATCATGA
- the LOC107792996 gene encoding uncharacterized protein LOC107792996 — protein sequence MPRQNQAMVEGLVPKIRKRGCSSSSSASSKVYNYRFKRAILVGKGRNGLGPGLRGSRSSTPVPSWRATPLRNVVESPKQSLGGISQPVSARKLAATLWEMNEMPSPRMTDDLGKKKMMMLKKEKLRGLHSGSGSVLGDLPPHLCDPSHSPVSERMDRSGTGSYQKRASTTSRRQQRTTDHNVGMLDSLSSASLMELETRSRAQTPRGSVAGFGSRLKDVSNALTTSKELLKIINRIWAHADQPSSSTSLVSALHAELERARLQVNQLIQEQRSDQNEINYLLKCFAEEKAAWKNKEQQVVEAAIESIANELEVERKLRRRFESLNKKLGKELLDTKASFMKAVKELESEKRAREVMEQVCDELARDIGEDRAEVEEMKKESAKVQEEIEQEREMLQLADRLREERAHSKLSEAKNHFEEKHSAINKLKKQLEGFLGKKKAKGRGNSSLNFRNNEEVTASLSKALLHQNEEKEDDGGEVENVADCGEDSAESDLHSIELNMDNSNKSYNWAYPSDIVRESKRISVDERRARNSNSGQPRRSTPIQRSISGGVVEYVNQAANLPTSGDRLDMERLNELEKLGQRYSYLDEAHRLKAVKGLKDHLLASSGSSPIRQWEQPWPSRDPCATIPERSSIIQGSAPKSRLGEVRGEGQSVRRSRR from the exons ATGCCAAGGCAGAATCAAGCTATGGTAGAGGGTCTAGTACCCAAGATCCGTAAAAGGGGTTGTTCATCATCTTCATCTGCATCATCAAAAGTGTATAACTACAGATTTAAGCGGGCTATTTTAGTTGGAAAAGGTAGAAACGGGCTCGGGCCCGGGCTTAGAGGGTCCAGATCCAGTACACCAGTGCCAAGCTGGAGGGCTACTCCATTAAGAAATGTTGTTGAGTCACCAAAACAGTCACTTGGTGGGATATCACAGCCTGTTTCAGCTAGAAAATTGGCTGCCACATTGTGGGAGATGAATGAAATGCCTTCCCCTAGAATGACTGATGACTTGGGAAAAAAGAAGATGATGATGTTGAAGAAGGAGAAATTGCGGGGCCTTCATTCGGGCTCGGGCTCTGTTTTGGGCGATTTGCCTCCCCATTTGTGTGATCCATCTCATAGCCCGGTTTCTGAG AGGATGGATCGATCTGGAACAGGAAGCTATCAGAAGAGGGCATCAACAACTTCCCGTAGACAACAAAGGACTACGGACCATAATGTTGGAATGTTAGATTCTTTAAGCAGCGCCAGTTTAATGGAG CTCGAGACCAGGTCTCGTGCCCAGACTCCACGGGGATCAGTGGCTGGTTTTGGCAGCCGTCTGAAGGATGTTAGTAACGCTTTGACAACATCCAAAGAGCTTCTAAAAATAATCAATCGAATTTGGGCACATGCTGATCAACCTTCATCTAGCACATCTCTTGTCTCTGCATTACATGCTGAGCTTGAAAGGGCCCGCCTGCAGGTGAATCAGCTTATTCAAGAACAGCGCTCAGATCAAAATGAGATTAATTATCTCCTTAAATGCTTCGCTGAAGAGAAAGCGGCTTGGAAAAACAAAGAGCAACAGGTCGTTGAGGCTGCAATTGAATCCATTGCAAATGAACTTGAGGTTGAGAGAAAGCTAAGGCGGAGATTTGAGAGCTTGAACAAAAAACTCGGCAAAGAGTTGTTGGATACAAAAGCATCATTCATGAAGGCAGTGAAAGAGCTTGAAAGCGAGAAGAGAGCCAGAGAGGTAATGGAACAGGTATGCGACGAATTAGCTAGAGACATCGGTGAAGACAGAGCTGAAGTAGAAGAGATGAAGAAGGAATCTGCAAAAGTTCAAGAAGAGATTGAACAGGAAAGAGAGATGCTCCAGTTAGCTGACAGATTGCGCGAGGAAAGGGCTCACTCAAAACTCTCAGAGGCCAAGAATCATTTTGAGGAGAAACATTCTGCTATTAACAAGCTAAAGAAACAGCTTGAAGGATTCCTGGGAAAGAAAAAGGCCAAAGGTAGGGGAAATAGTTCTCTAAATTTCAGAAATAATGAAGAGGTGACAGCATCCTTGAGTAAAGCTCTATTACATcagaatgaagaaaaagaagatgatGGAGGAGAAGTAGAGAATGTTGCAGACTGTGGGGAAGACTCAGCAGAAAGTGATCTTCATTCAATTGAACTAAACATGGACAATTCCAATAAGAGCTACAATTGGGCTTATCCATCTGATATCGTTCGCGAGTCAAAACGAATTTCAGTCGATGAAAGAAGAGCAAGAAACTCCAACTCTGGACAGCCGAGAAGAAGCACTCCCATTCAAAGGAGCATTTCTGGTGGAGTTGTTGAGTATGTAAATCAAGCTGCAAATCTTCCAACCTCAGGAGATAGATTAGACATGGAAAGACTTAATGAACTCGAGAAACTAGGACAAAGATATAGTTATTTGGATGAAGCACATCGACTTAAAGCAGTGAAGGGCCTTAAGGATCATCTATTAGCTAGTTCTGGCTCCAGTCCAATCCGACAGTGGGAGCAACCTTGGCCTTCTAGAGATCCTTGTGCTACAATTCCTGAAAGGTCTAGTATTATTCAGGGGAGTGCTCCAAAATCACGGCTAGGAGAAGTCAGAGGAGAAGGCCAAAGTGTCAGAAGATCAAGACGATGA
- the LOC107792995 gene encoding SUPPRESSOR-OF-WHITE-APRICOT/SURP RNA-binding domain containing protein 1 yields MDRQAPDYAAAMAFAQQQHQAANTQQQQQFGFHPQHQQFPPSIHGPPFLAPHSSLQQFPYPRPMQQPQLHPHTPPPHLLHLQQQQQPPPAFPPHMPPHLAPSPFFNPYDTPPPPAPPPSDPELLKRIDKLIEYAVKNGPDFEAMIREKQQDNPAYSFLFGGEGHYYYRYKLWMATRPPGGPFNPSFPSSSLPMMHPPNPMMSPSPLTPPYNASNASAAMSGPPHLHRPPFPPFYDQHHSQPFSRADHDHSYGSFRGLSRPLPSDVEMELSNVLNSLTGTKESIKGAKSWFMQRSPFVPALAEALRDRVYSVDDSERQLHIIYLANDILFDSLQRRINPLELDNEALAFKPVLGPMLARIYHNPQNKDENQSRLQKILQFWGTKEVYDQDTIRALENEMIGGQPANFSVTPKELIMTDPSAGAGLMHQAANQGTLQWKPDQQSLANLADQGKQVPPIPSVAPQQFHPGAVPPTGFPGSMPVPSSVPPANLQPAAHLTPASTANVGAKLPPYPLFPPGLIPGMVRKMQIGSGVPYSPMSPLDIPTIVPPSTVSESEILERVSKFFKEIGEVNPSEGPIKQSDSANDYDDYEREPPVRKGGACIPPPPNLQVDPETGTYADGSVVQKPGSNSSGRLGLGATADPNECSQYDDVYTSYRKERSTNYHSSMSVRTAAR; encoded by the exons ATGGATCGACAAGCTCCTGATTATGCAGCTGCTATGGCATTTGCTCAACAGCAGCACCAAGCAGCAAACactcaacagcaacaacagtttGGTTTTCATCCTCAACATCAACAATTTCCTCCTTCAATTCACGGTCCTCCATTTCTAGCCCCGCATTCTTCTCTTCAACAGTTCCCTTACCCTCGCCCTATGCAGCAACCACAACTCCATCCTCATACGCCCCCTCCGCATCTTCTTCACCTTCAGCAGCAACAGCAACCGCCTCCTGCTTTTCCACCACACATGCCTCCTCACCTTGCTCCATCACCTTTCTTCAATCCGTATGATACTCCCCCGCCTCCTGCTCCTCCACCATCTGATCCTGAACTCCTAAAGCGTATTGATAAATTAATTGAATATGCTGTCAAGAATGGTCCTGATTTTGAAGCCATGATTCGTGAAAAGCAGCAAGATAATCCTGCTTACAGTTTCCTCTTTGGCGGCGAAGGCCATTATTACTATCGCTATAAGCTATGGATGGCTACTCGGCCCCCTGGTGGGCCTTTCAATCCTTCTTTCCCATCCTCTTCTTTGCCTATGATGCATCCACCAAATCCTATGATGAGTCCATCACCCTTAACCCCTCCATATAATGCCTCCAATGCTTCCGCTGCAATGTCAGGTCCACCCCATTTGCATCGACCCCCTTTCCCACCATTTTATGATCAGCATCACTCTCAGCCATTTAGCCGAGCAGATCATGATCATTCATATGGGTCTTTCAGAGGTCTATCTAGGCCTCTTCCATCAGATGTTGAAATGGAGCTGAGTAATGTTCTAAATAGTCTTACTGGTACAAAAGAGTCAATTAAAGGTGCCAAGAGTTGGTTTATGCAGAGATCTCCATTTGTACCTGCTTTGGCTGAGGCACTCAGAGACAGGGTATATTCTGTAGATGATTCTGAGAGGCAACTGCATATAATCTATCTTGCCAATGACATCTTATTTGATAG CTTGCAGCGACGAATCAATCCTCTTGAGCTTGACAATGAGGCACTTGCTTTTAAGCCTGTTTTGGGTCCCATGCTTGCAAGAATATACCACAACCCTCAAAACAAGGATGAAAATCAATCTCGGCTACAAAAAATTCTACAGTTTTGGGGTACGAAGGAGGTTTACGATCAGGATACTATCCGTGCACTTGAAAATGAGATGATAGGTGGGCAGCCTGCAAATTTTTCTGTTACTCCAAAGGAATTAATCATGACAGATCCTTCTGCTGGTGCAG GATTAATGCACCAGGCAGCAAACCAGGGTACTTTACAGTGGAAGCCTGACCAGCAAAGTTTAGCAAATTTAGCTGATCAAGGCAAACAAGTTCCTCCTATACCATCTGTAGCACCACAGCAATTTCATCCTGGTGCAGTTCCGCCTACTGGATTTCCCGGGTCAATGCCTGTACCATCTTCTGTTCCACCAGCAAATCTACAACCTGCAGCTCATCTGACACCTGCATCAACTGCAAATGTAGGTGCAAAACTACCTCCATACCCCTTGTTCCCTCCTGGTCTTATTCCTGGTATGGTCAGGAAGATGCAGATTGGTAGTGGGGTGCCTTACTCTCCCATGAGCCCCTTGGATATCCCCACCATCGTACCACCATCCACTGTGTCAGAATCTGAAATTCTTGAAAGAGTGTCTAAATTTTTTAAAGAGATTGGAGAAGTTAATCCATCAGAAGGACCTATTAAACAATCTGATTCAGCCAATGATTATGATGACTATGAGAGAGAGCCTCCTGTTCGCAAGGGAGGGGCTTGTATTCCTCCCCCTCCTAACCTTCAAGTTGACCCTGAAACTGGGACTTATGCTGATGGAAGTGTGGTGCAGAAACCTGGATCGAATAGCTCAGGGCGATTAGGACTTGGAGCCACTGCTGATCCAAACGAGTGTAGTCAATATGATGACGTTTACACTTCTTACCGGAAAGAGAGAAGCACCAATTATCATTCATCAATGAGTGTAAGAACTGCTGCGAGGTAA